The genomic stretch TGCTCACATCACTTAGTGGAAGATCAGGAATATTGCAACATGTGGATATCGTGGCACTGTTACCAAGCTAGCCGATTGCATGCCCGAcactagagctgtcaaaactgGCCAGCCCGACCCATACGGGCTGGCCCGTCTCGGGTTAGACTAAAAGCGGGTCGGGCTGGGTTCGACATGTTTTTCTAAATGGGTTGTATCTTGAAGCCCAGCCCGGGTCAGGCGGGTTGGCAGTCTAAACGGGCCAACCCgtcctaaaattaaaaaaaaataaataccataaaaatatatgaatatataatatattttttcatttgatttatGTTGTCGTCGTTGGTGTAGCGCTGGTCACTTGTCGAAGTTCGTAATTTTGCCAACCGTCGTAGATTGTAGAGAGTGAGAGAGCCAAAGACGCAGCCGACAACACGGAGGGACAGGGCGGTACGTCGACACTAGCAGAGTGGTAGGAAGTCAGGAGGGTAATGGGAAAAATGGGAAATAAGAAAAATGGGAATTGGTCAAATCACTCAAATGGGAAATGGAATATTGCCATATTGGAATGGCAGGGAGTTGCTGAGTTGGCCAGTTGGGTGGGGGAATggggaaatgggaaaaaaaatgggGAAATGGGAATTGGGAATCGGGAAATGGGGAATGGGAGTGTCAGGTTGCCTGCTGCATGCACAACATGcttcagtttttttttgttaaataaaaaacaGGGCCAGCTCACGGGAGTCACGGGTTACCCGGGCTCAACCCGTTTAACCTGGATTTGATCTAGGTTAAATGGGTCGGGTTGGAATTTCCCCTACCAAACCCGTCTAAAACACAGGTTAAAAGGGCCCAACCTGTCGGGTtgggcccgttttgacagctctaccCGACACGTGTCAGGCATGCCGAGAGCCCAACATGTGTCTTCTTTCTTCCCCTATAAATAGTACATTTAATGCGGGGAGGAGGGAGTTTTTGGCATCTACACTACCACATCATTGCTCGGGGCTCTCTAACCTCACGTCATTTTCTAAGCTTAAgacttaaaccaacaagcagACTATTAAAGGACCCATCTACGATCCGACCTTGCGACTTATGCGTTTTTGGGATATTGCTGCGTATTTATCCCATCACTTTTCTTTTGCCTCCAATAAAATCCATACACATACATAGTGGGAGTTTTATTCCCTTAGAGTCTACTTATCATTTTCCTTCTGAAACGCATGGAGGTCATTTTAATCTTATCAATTCCTCGTGTCTTCACATGTTTTCCTAACATAGgatcttagggtgtgtttggttcatgggtttagaCACAAGGAATGTGAATGAAAATTATAGACATCGTTTGGTtgtcaactttttaaaacacaagtaTATAGGTATATGATTTGATTACCtctataattacaaaactcattagCTAATCTAAAGCAAGTATCATTCCATTAATTTAGCCTTACTCCTCATTTCATCGCGTCCTCACTCATCTCTCCTTACTTCATCGACTTCCTCACTGCATTGCCTAATCATTTAATTTCATCGTCACACTTAAGATCAATTGGAttgatattttcttttgtatttttaaaatatctatTTCGATAGTAGGGTCATACATAACAAaccatcaatattggtaatcattctaattccaccctactaccaattaacatgcaaaatactttcaccaaaactcattccaATTACTGAGTATTTGATCCACATttcgattccgattctcatattcaaaccaaacacaccattagCTTTCTAATCTCTTTTTCCCCACAGGTCACGCAAGCCACACTCAGCAGCACACACGATAATACGGAGTACATGGCCTTGACTTTGTCGGGGTTAGGCTCTATGCCCCTCTTCAAAGACCATATAACCCAAgaattccccccccccccccccccccccNNNNNNNNNNNNNNNNNNNNNNNNNNNNNNNNNNNNNNNNNNNNNNNNNNNNNNNNNNNNNNNNNNNNNNNNNNNNNNNNNNNNNNNNNNNNNNNNNNNNNNNNNNNNNNNNNNNNNNNNNNNNNNNNNNNNNNNNNNNNNNNNNNNNNNNNNNNNNNNNNNNNNNNNNNNNNNNNNNNNNNNNNNNNNNNNNNNNNNNNNNNNNNNNNNNNNNNNNNNNNNNNNNNNNNNNNNNNNNNNNNNNNNNNNNNNNNNNNNcccccccccccccccatataCCCTGTGGGTGCACTTCTTGGTGTTTAACCTCAAATTAATTAAAGCGTTTCATAATAGAAAATACCTCAGCCAAGTCGTCCACATAGGGCTCGACCTTGGTGCTCTTGACTATCGTATCGTCCACGTAGGCCTCCATGTTGCGGTCGAGGACCTACTTGAAGACCTTAGCCACCATTCGTGTGTGCATAGCCCCTGAGTTTTTGAGCCCAAAGGCCATTACTCGGTAGCAGGAAACTTTTTCGGGGGTTGTGGAGGTATCTTCTCCTCATCATCCTCATGCATAAAAATCTGGTGATGCCCTCGGAAGGCATCTAAGAAGCTCATGAGGGCACACCTAGGCCCTAACTGTCTCGTCTCCGAGCTAGTCAATGTTGGGCAGCGAGAAGGGGTCCATGGGGCAAGCCTTGTTAAGGTCGGTATAGTGCACAGACATCCTCCAGGTGGGCGGCTTTGGGGCAAGGACCATGTTGGCGAGCCACTTAGGCTATAGGACCTCCCTGATGTGCCCTATGTCAAGGAGAGTGTTGACCtttgatgagcacaaatgatgagtgtaaaaagggtgtaatgtcgttccgctgaggattggggctatggcacgtaattgtgtgaattaccatgcactagagtatatggattaatagaatccaagcaacaaagactgaatggtgtaaaagaaagcaattgattaagtgtaaattgtatgataaaagtatgggccagattagggggattgtaaccttgatgttctaacaagctcaggattagggaaagaataattaaccaagggatatatgggcaatgcacaaaagaattctactcagctactttcgtaatcaataagagaattaggctaagattgccccactgtcgtgatgcatcaatcataaccttaagcacctaaacattgtaagcccccaatattacctctactttcatagcaagaaaattaggttgaaattggtaaggctcgaggtctccatccaactgtcgttgtaatgaatccctctcctagactagcaattaattctggccacaaaccaataactagtgcaaagaaattcccaaatcaacataaaccctaggtaaaagattcaatccctttatgcaataatcataaatcgaacatcaagattaacaatggatccctaatccaaacccataaacgaactactcccgcatgatgggagtaaacagaacaaagcaataattaataaccataaacattgcaagaaagtaataaaggaataagagaacttaactgataaagaacaaatccaatcttcaatctttgattccaatcttgaaattaaataatctaatataaaactaatataaactatactagggaaatataaagagaaaaataaactaaaactaattagggttcagaactctgtaagggaacctacTTTAATTGTAGATaataggtcaaatatataggaggtagatgggccttggcccattaggcatcttccaattcttttccaacttgtattcttccttgtaatttccttttcttccagaacttgtccaaaatgttccaatattcttcctttgttgttccttgtagataattcagcacttggacaatataacacacaaacagttcccaatttcactaggatacagaaaatagcattcaaaacaactagaataaggggtgaataattgtacaaaatagcagatatcaacCTCCTTCTTTATGAACTCCTTCATCTCCCCAGAGAGGTACCTCTTACGCTCGAGCTTGTATGTCACGTCGATCTCttaatgaaagcaccaatgatagATTTAATTAACTCGGGTGGCCCGAATTAACAAACTCGataacaatatgaataaaaaaaatggataaTAAAGTAGAAAAGACAAGGAATATGCGCATAGACAAAGATTGTATTAAGGAATACTATGAGCTGATTACAAGAGTTTATGTGCTTGAACAATAGAGATGATGTCTCCAATAGGATAATCACCCTAATATTTATACTTAAGAACTCTCTAACCCTCCCCATAAAAGGGAGGAGACGGTTTCAACTACCTTGGATCGTGCCCGGCCTCGTGGTCGGGCCTCTGCTTCGCGCCAGCTGAGGCCTAGGCCGTGCTAAGCCGGGCATGGGCTCGACCTGTTGCCTAGCACGGGGCTCCATCTCGAGGCCATGGGTTCACCCAAATCTATCATGCTCTACTCCACCGAGTCGATTTGCTCCGAGTCCATCTCTAGTATATCCATCAATATGATTTGATTActctataattacaaaattcattatttaatttaaatcagGTATCATTCCATTAATTTAGCGTTATCCCTCCTCATTTCATCGTGTCCTCACTCATCTCTCCTCACTCCATCGACTTCCTCACTGCATTGCCTAATCATTTAATTTATCGTCACTCTTAAGATCAATTGgcttgatttttttattttttttgtttttgtttttgtttttttttttttggtattttttaaacatttattcCAATTGTAGGGTCATACATAAtcaaacattaatatatattgataattATTCTAATTCCAACTACCAAAAATGCATTTTCAGCAAAACCCACTCCAATTACCGAGTATTTGATTCGCATTCGGATTCCCGTTCCAATTCCTACACACCATTAGCTTTCTAATTTTTTTCCCAGCAGGTCACGCCAGCCACACACAACAGGACACACGGTAATACGGAGTACATGATGTACTGCTAACAGCACATACAGCAGATCGTTTCTTTCTTGGCACACCACACCGCTACAATAATGCATATATTAGCTATTAATTCTTACGGAATACTAACACCTGTCCAATAAAGTATTGCTCCtattaagtataaaatattGAATCCAAGTTTTAAGCGCTTAAAATAATATGAGTTAAATAAAACGATTTGAATTTgggatttttttaattagctaATAATTAGCAACGCACACCTAGTCtctcattaaatataatattgttaAACAAATGATAAACAAACGCGTGATTAGATGCCATTttgtgggtatatatatacacctgaTGTATTGAAACTTACATGTGCAGATTTTCAGAATCTCGAGTGAGTGAGCAATGAAGAATCAAGAATCAGCAATGGCAGGAAGATGGTCTCTTCAAGGCATGAATGCTCTTGTTACTGGTGGTACTCGTGGCCTTGGGTAATATAGCTAGTTCATTTCATATTAGATTTATCAGCTCCAAATGTGTGTAAAGTGTTAGCaaatgtaatatattaattaatctttTGTATTTCAATTTTAGGCATGCGATTGTGGAAGAATTTGCTAGTCTGGGTGCAACTGTGTACACATGTTCGCGTAACCAAAAGGAGCTTGACGAGTGCCTCAAAATTTGGAAAGACAAGGGCTATCACGTTTTTGGCTCTACTTGTGACATATTACAAGCATCTGAGCGTGAGAATCTAATACAGTTGGTTTCCAAACAGTTTGACGGAAAACTCAATATCTTAGTAAGtcgaaaaagaaattaaaaaaaattgaacatgtTTTTCATTTcatgtaaaaaaatatattacaatttaGTTGATTCTAATGTGAAATTGCTTTTTTTACCACAGATAAACAATGTGGCGAGAATTATACCAAAGGATACTCTGAAATCAAACGCAGAGGATTACTCCATTGTGATTGGAACAAACCTAGAGGCTTCATTGCACTTTAGCCAGCTTGCACACCCATTGTTGAAGACCACAGGAAATGGAAGCATAGTCTTCATCTCTTCATGTGCTAGTTTTGTTTATGCACCCGTTCATACAATCTATGCTGCATCCAaaggtatattatattatattagtaCACATGCACTACTagctagatttttttttttttgaaatggaaATATTATTTGCCTTTAAATGtgctaaatttttattttcattttattaacatatataattttactatttattgataCAATTAGGGGCCATTAATTCACTAGCAAAGAACTTGGCTTGCGAATGGGCAAGTGACAGCATCCGTGTCAATGTTGTTGCACCATGGCCGATGCAAACCTCCCTCACCGAGTCTTCTAAAGTAATGTTCATTCTTATTATTTGactcaaaaattaaatatttaattaatctcaattaatttgaatttgcagAAAGAACATGGGAAAATAGTAGAAGCTTTGATCCAAAGAACACCACAACACCGACTTGCAGAGCCGAGAGAAGTGTCAGCGGCGGTAGCATTCCTTTGCTTCCCTGCGGCTTCTTTTGTCACCGGTCAAATCATTTGTGTGGATGGTGGAGCAACAATTTATGGTCTCTGAATTGAATCAATGCAAACATCATATATGGTTTAAGTTGCTTTGCCTAATTAACTGGAAAAGATTTTCCGTCTTGTACTTGTTTTGCTTATGATTGTATTGTTGAGAAATCATTCAATAAAGAAGAGTACTccctcctttttctctcttgttTTTGTGGCTATcctcaaattatattatttgttgatTGCTTccttttaattagtttaatttgtcGCTAAAATGTAGAGGTTAGTTAGAGCCATCTAGTATATAAACCCATTATCATTTGTATGAAGACACAGCAAATTAAAAACCCTTTCTTCAATTCCTCTTCTCATTTGTATGAAGACACAGCAAAAAACCTTCTTCCTCTCCTTAGTCTACTTCCCTAAGTGAATGCGGAAGCACAGTTAACAGTTAATAATCGCTAGAAATAAAGATAAAACTTACTTGATATCATAGAAGAAGTAATCTCTAGACcgaattaattaagaatatttcACCTCTCAAATCTGTATACCTTAATTACCTCGTGAGAAACCTCCTTTTAAAAAGAGAAATCTTTTTAGAAATAAGAAATCTCCTTTAAGAACCCATAACCTTTAATTTCTAGCATACATTTTTTAACGTAACTCTTATATTTTAAGagaatgagagggagggaaAAAATGTCTCACTTGTTGACCTTTTTGTCTTGGTGTTATTAGGATCTCTTGGATCTTTCTTAATATCTAAGACCAACAACTTCTTTATAAGTAGATATGATGTAGTTCTCTAGTAGTTAGACTATTTTGAAAGTTTGTAAAAATATTCCTCAAATATGTCTCTGCCATGGTGAACTTATGGTCTGTTGTTCCTGACTTAGAATTGATTTGCTATGATTCCTAAATTAGATTGTATTCGATTCACATGATATAGCACCAAGTTTAAAAGATTACATACGAATATGATGTACCAAGTAACAAAGGTAATCAAGCTACATGAGTACGTCTAGATAGATAGTGACGTAGATGATTACGTCAATGCAGTACGACTTGCAAACAACAATACTCTCAATCAAGCAACAAGACATTTTCACCAATTACCAACATTCTCTACAAGATTCTTACTGCTTTGGGAGACGTTGGGATACTATCCAAGGTGGATACTTCCCTTTTCTAGAATGGAGCTTTGAAAGTTGCAAGAACCGAATTATCAAACAAATTGCAAACAGCTGTTAGACGTTGTCTACACTTGTCAAATCATGTAGCTTATTGTAATAGCAAGTTGATATTTCTAATTTGTTTCTCTAGAACGTATAAATTCGGAATTCAACTATAAATACCTGACAAATGTTCAAGAAAACTAGAAATACAAGAGACTTAATAAAGCAGAAGAGTTGTAGGTGTTTGGTAATGGACACTTTGAATCAAGAAAATTCAAGTTGAAGCTGGCACGCTGAATATTGCTTATAAGTGTAAGATTCTCTCTCTAAAATCTACGTTTCTTAAGATTGGGCAAGCTTGAAAATTCAGAGATTAAAagttgttctccttttcctaaaaaaaaaataataaactagGTTCAGAAACTTCAACATTTTAAAATCTTCCTATTGGCACCTAGTAAGTGAACAATTGTGTCCAAAAGCCATCATCCTTAACATCCATTATATTGATACTCTTTTTGAGTGCAATTAAGTCTCCCTATTGTGGGAAAAAATGTTTCACTTGTGACCTTTTTGTCTTGGTATTAGGATCTCTTGGATCTTTCTTAATATCTCAGACGAGCGACTTCTTTATTAGTAGATATGATGCAATTCTTTGGTAGACATTCCCGGAAACTCTTGTAAtttgacttttttaaaaaatttgtaaaaatattcCTCGAATATTCTCTACCATGGTTGACTTATGGTCGGTTGTTTCTCACATAAACTTAATTTGCTAAGATTCTTACAGTAGATTGTATTTGCTTCACATGATATAGCACCACGTTTAAAAGATTACATAGCACCACATTTAAAAGATTACATACGAATAGCGGCTTCACATGATATAGCACCACGTTTAAAAGATTACATACGAATTGCAGTTAAGATCTTACTGCTTTTAGAGACGTTTCTCAACCTACCTCCACTGAAATTtgaacccaccccctcccatatgagagtgcaaccgggtgtcactagaccacaaggtcattggcgaTAACCAACAATCTAGATCAACAAGTAATAAAATTCTTACCAAatacaaataaagttttaaactCCACAccaacaaaatattatttatggcAGGTGCAAACTATGGTAAAAAACAAgttaacaaataaacaaaagaatagGTCCAaactaaacacacacacacacacacaaaacaaaacaaaaaaaaaaaaaaaacaaaaaactacgGCACGTGCGGATGCTCTAATACACGGCACACAGCAGAATCTCCTGTACGTGTTTCACTTGGCACACCACACCGCcacaataatacatatatatattaataatgttttattagCTATTAATTCGTAAGGAATACTAATACGTGTCCAATAAATTATTGCTCTTATTACGTATATAATATTGAATCCAAGGTTTAAGCACATATAATATCGTTAtctcattaaatataatatcgTTAAACAAATGTAGGAAATATTTTGTGATCTTCGAGATCTTTGCCAGAAGAGAATTCAATAATCCTAACATGGTACCTCCGAATTACTTTAAGAATTAAATATCGCTAAACACATGTTGGAAATCTTGTATGTATCTTGAACCAATGAGTACAATTATATGTATCTTAAACCAATGAGTAGAAATAAAATGATACTTACATATacttagtataattaaaatagtactttattatatattgttataaagAACCTGTTAGTCTCAAAAGAATAAGATAAGAGGCTAGAGAGATGACGAataaacttttataaataaGTTTATTCCAGAAGACACTCACACCGGTCGCTGGTCTCGCCACGACAGTTACGCCCGGTCATCGGTCTCGTCACGCCGATTAACGCCTTACGAGTTACGCCTCCCGCTGAGTCTGGTCTTACCCTCTTGTTTTGGTACCTGGAATTTTCTTCAATATTTGGTTCTTGATATCACAGATTCACAGTTTGCGTATGGA from Ipomoea triloba cultivar NCNSP0323 chromosome 12, ASM357664v1 encodes the following:
- the LOC116000525 gene encoding tropinone reductase homolog, encoding MKNQESAMAGRWSLQGMNALVTGGTRGLGHAIVEEFASLGATVYTCSRNQKELDECLKIWKDKGYHVFGSTCDILQASERENLIQLVSKQFDGKLNILINNVARIIPKDTLKSNAEDYSIVIGTNLEASLHFSQLAHPLLKTTGNGSIVFISSCASFVYAPVHTIYAASKGAINSLAKNLACEWASDSIRVNVVAPWPMQTSLTESSKKEHGKIVEALIQRTPQHRLAEPREVSAAVAFLCFPAASFVTGQIICVDGGATIYGL